In Nostoc sp. UHCC 0926, a single genomic region encodes these proteins:
- a CDS encoding DUF2808 domain-containing protein, whose translation MRVATLFGITLSLGISIAGVTIPVTQAVQLRDGIVYFVQPPKLVNATTTYKDVNVWGATYYFTINLPDNAGESLQKVTIAQREGSENIRYDLNDTYAFVGKSDRKETRLTLGAVTSERKTRTVTVNFDPPVTPGQTVTIALRPVKNPSFSGVYLLGVTAFPVGENSHGQFLGFGRFQFYSNGRSWWFP comes from the coding sequence ATGCGCGTTGCAACTTTGTTTGGCATAACACTTTCGTTAGGAATAAGCATCGCAGGAGTAACCATTCCGGTGACTCAAGCGGTACAGCTTAGAGATGGCATAGTCTACTTTGTCCAACCGCCGAAACTCGTTAACGCGACAACTACTTACAAAGATGTGAATGTTTGGGGCGCAACTTATTATTTTACCATCAACCTGCCAGATAATGCTGGAGAATCCCTCCAGAAGGTAACGATCGCCCAGAGGGAGGGATCAGAAAACATCCGCTACGATCTTAATGATACCTACGCGTTTGTCGGAAAAAGCGATCGCAAAGAAACGCGACTTACACTAGGCGCAGTCACCAGCGAACGCAAGACACGAACAGTTACTGTGAACTTTGATCCACCTGTGACTCCGGGACAAACAGTCACAATCGCCCTCCGCCCTGTGAAGAATCCGAGCTTTTCTGGTGTTTATTTACTAGGTGTGACAGCGTTCCCAGTGGGTGAAAATTCCCACGGACAATTTCTCGGCTTTGGACGGTTTCAGTTTTACAGCAATGGTAGAAGCTGGTGGTTTCCATAG
- a CDS encoding Uma2 family endonuclease, with amino-acid sequence MSIPLVDQPTEEKLVTLKNISWDQFKGIETQLQENRNVRLSYLSGILEIMSPIGDKHEKVKRTLGLLLEAYMKKLGIRFYCRGGFTLEEPGYASGTPDESYSIGTEKEVPDIVIEIIVTSGSINRKELYKPKKVPEVWFWKSNSIKIFRLNEQGEYEQVNRSGFFPDLDPALLLHYIAMPDQYDAVVEFEQAMRNQ; translated from the coding sequence ATGAGCATCCCACTTGTAGACCAGCCTACAGAAGAAAAACTGGTAACTCTCAAGAATATTTCTTGGGATCAATTTAAAGGTATCGAAACACAACTTCAGGAAAATCGCAATGTTAGACTATCTTATTTGTCAGGAATTCTAGAAATTATGTCCCCCATTGGAGATAAACATGAGAAAGTGAAAAGAACCCTCGGCTTGCTGTTAGAAGCTTACATGAAAAAGTTGGGCATCCGGTTCTACTGTCGTGGTGGTTTCACTCTAGAAGAACCTGGGTATGCTTCTGGCACACCAGATGAATCTTACAGCATTGGCACAGAAAAAGAAGTTCCTGACATTGTGATTGAAATTATTGTTACTAGTGGAAGCATTAACAGGAAGGAGTTATACAAACCTAAAAAAGTGCCTGAAGTCTGGTTTTGGAAATCTAACTCTATCAAAATATTCCGTCTTAACGAACAGGGTGAGTATGAGCAAGTAAACCGGAGTGGATTTTTTCCAGATTTAGACCCAGCTTTGCTGCTGCATTATATCGCCATGCCTGATCAGTACGATGCTGTTGTTGAATTTGAGCAGGCAATGCGAAATCAATAA
- a CDS encoding mercuric reductase, whose product MSNSDLERVTVRPMDEYNQKLVSHVHPPNWVNPQPADVYDLVVIGAGTAGLVVAAEVAGLDLGLKVALIEKHLMGGDCLNVGCVPSKTIIRSARVVGEIWDAKDLGVNIPQHNIDVDFPKVMARMRRVRASISHNDSAERFSFLGVDVFLGSGRFASKNSVEVGDKTLRFKKAVIATGTRAAQLSIPGIEKAAYLTNETVFSLIQRPERLAVIGGGPIGCELAQAFRRLGSEVVLFHSGSHLLNKEDAQAAEILQKVLISEGIRVVLNSKLEEVVTVTQGKRLYFSSNGHRDSVTVDEILVGAGRSPNVEGLNLEAVGVKYDQRQGVKVNDYLQTTNPKIYAAGDICMNWKFTHAADAAARIVIKNTLFSPFGLGRSKLSSLVMPWVTYTDPEIAHVGMSEHEAQKLGIEVTTIKIPFSSVDRAIADGEESGFLKIHHKKGSDEIIGATIVASHAGEMISVVTTAIVNKIGLSKLSSVIHPYPTQAEAIKKAADAYRHTLLTSNTKKLLGFLTKLS is encoded by the coding sequence ATGTCTAATTCAGATTTAGAGAGAGTCACAGTTCGCCCAATGGATGAGTATAACCAAAAGTTGGTGTCTCACGTCCATCCCCCAAATTGGGTTAATCCTCAACCGGCAGATGTTTACGACTTGGTAGTAATTGGTGCTGGTACGGCGGGATTAGTGGTGGCGGCGGAGGTGGCAGGTCTGGATTTGGGTTTAAAAGTGGCGTTAATTGAAAAGCATCTCATGGGTGGGGATTGCTTAAATGTTGGTTGCGTACCATCTAAAACTATTATTCGCTCTGCCCGCGTCGTTGGTGAAATCTGGGATGCTAAAGACTTGGGAGTTAATATTCCCCAACATAATATTGATGTTGATTTTCCCAAAGTTATGGCAAGGATGCGGCGGGTAAGGGCTAGTATCAGCCATAACGACTCGGCGGAGCGCTTCTCATTCTTGGGTGTTGATGTCTTTTTGGGTAGTGGTCGATTTGCGAGTAAAAATTCCGTGGAAGTTGGCGACAAAACCCTCCGGTTTAAAAAAGCTGTAATTGCTACTGGCACTAGAGCTGCACAACTGTCGATTCCGGGAATTGAAAAGGCGGCTTATCTAACTAATGAGACGGTTTTTTCCCTGATTCAACGACCGGAACGTTTGGCGGTGATTGGTGGCGGCCCCATTGGTTGCGAATTAGCACAAGCTTTCCGGCGCTTGGGTTCTGAGGTGGTACTTTTCCATAGTGGTTCTCATCTTCTGAATAAAGAAGACGCCCAGGCCGCTGAAATTCTCCAAAAGGTTTTGATTAGCGAAGGAATTCGCGTGGTACTAAATTCCAAGTTGGAAGAAGTGGTAACAGTTACTCAGGGGAAACGGCTTTACTTTTCCTCCAATGGTCATCGAGATTCGGTAACAGTAGATGAAATTTTAGTCGGTGCGGGGCGATCGCCAAATGTGGAAGGTCTGAATTTAGAAGCAGTGGGGGTAAAATATGATCAGCGCCAAGGTGTGAAGGTAAACGATTATCTCCAGACGACAAATCCCAAAATTTATGCAGCTGGCGATATCTGTATGAACTGGAAGTTTACCCATGCTGCTGATGCAGCGGCGCGGATTGTGATTAAAAATACACTGTTTTCTCCCTTTGGCTTGGGACGCTCCAAACTTAGTAGTCTGGTGATGCCTTGGGTAACTTATACTGACCCAGAAATTGCCCATGTAGGGATGTCCGAACATGAGGCGCAGAAGTTGGGTATTGAGGTGACGACAATTAAGATCCCTTTTAGTAGTGTAGACCGAGCGATCGCAGATGGTGAAGAGTCAGGATTTCTCAAAATCCACCATAAAAAGGGGTCTGATGAAATTATCGGTGCAACTATTGTCGCCAGTCACGCGGGTGAGATGATATCAGTTGTAACTACGGCAATTGTGAATAAGATCGGTTTGAGTAAGTTAAGCAGTGTAATTCATCCTTATCCCACTCAAGCCGAAGCTATTAAAAAAGCAGCTGATGCTTATCGTCATACACTCTTGACATCAAATACCAAAAAATTGTTGGGATTTTTGACAAAGTTATCTTGA
- a CDS encoding PA14 domain-containing protein: protein MNSQNKQLSTSVSPTIAAPSSGLDKAQLNISGSSSSILSQGDGLKAQYYDNKDFTNLKVTRTDPTVNFNWGQGSPNPSIGADTFSARWTGQVEAKYSETYKFYTTADDGVRLWVNGKQIINQFVNQSVTESSGSIALVAGQKYDIKLEYYENTNFAVSKLAWSSSSQTKEIIPQSQLYSNVNTPANGNGLQADYFDNKDFTNLKVTRTDPTVNFNWGQGSPNPSIGADTFSARWTGQVQAKYSETYKFYTTADDGVRLWVNGQQIINQFVNQSATESSGSIALVAGQKYDIKLEYYENTSYAVSKLAWSSSSQTKEIIPKSQLYSPVLQSTITLGSSSTTVNEGSGSVTINLLRTGDLSSTSSIKYATIAGTAKAGIDYGSEGTESAGTVIFAAGQSSRQISIPINDDSLAEPDETFNFVIDQPGGATLGLQRTIGITIQDNDRSSLDFTQPVVNEGAGTATVTVTRGNTLGAASLDYITVDGTAKVGSDYKAVSGTLAFAAGQASKNILIPIINDTVGEQNETFTLKFSKAVGVQLNTQQTPVTIIDNDPGNFAVDTVASGLTQPTAFDWTSDGKRMFIAQKDGVVRVLNNGTLLSTPFIDISGQVNDTRDRGLLGIAVHPDFGKNPNGNNYVYLLYTYDPPETNPKNSKNNPNSTLDDPDQNGNRTAQLIRVTADPKTNYTTAIAGSQVVLLGTNATWDNISHPDGNSTNVSLGYAPSGIINKDTGKRFTSLQDYLNNLDKVENVQNFIANDSESHSVGSVHFGTDGSLFVSVGDGTSYNGIDPRAIRVQDVNSLSGKILHIDAITGKGLSSNPFYNGDPNSNRSKVYDLGLRNPFRFTIDKKTNTPVIGDVGYYLYEEVNVGKPGANFGWPFYEGGLDANNNIVSQKQPNYDDLDAAKAFYSSGKTVTAPVYTYKHTSSNSIVLGDFYTGNTFPSIYQGALFVGDFSQGTIDALTFDSKGKFVSVKRFASLTEKQGVAVQITTGQDGNLYYADIANGNIDRFRPV, encoded by the coding sequence ATGAATTCACAGAATAAACAGTTGTCAACATCTGTAAGTCCAACAATTGCTGCTCCATCATCTGGTCTAGATAAGGCACAACTCAATATTTCCGGGTCTAGCAGCAGCATACTCTCTCAAGGAGATGGACTCAAAGCACAATACTATGACAACAAAGACTTCACCAACCTGAAGGTAACTCGTACAGATCCGACGGTGAACTTTAACTGGGGTCAAGGTTCTCCAAATCCATCCATAGGTGCTGATACCTTCTCAGCGCGTTGGACAGGTCAGGTGGAAGCCAAGTACAGCGAGACTTACAAGTTCTACACCACTGCTGATGATGGTGTACGACTGTGGGTCAATGGTAAGCAAATCATCAATCAGTTTGTCAATCAATCTGTCACAGAATCCAGTGGCTCGATCGCACTGGTTGCAGGTCAGAAGTATGATATTAAACTTGAGTACTACGAAAATACCAACTTTGCCGTTTCCAAACTGGCTTGGTCAAGTTCCTCTCAGACTAAGGAAATCATTCCCCAGTCCCAACTGTATAGTAATGTCAACACACCTGCTAATGGCAACGGACTCCAAGCTGATTACTTCGACAACAAGGACTTCACAAACCTGAAGGTAACTCGCACAGATCCGACGGTGAACTTTAACTGGGGCCAAGGTTCTCCAAATCCATCCATAGGTGCTGATACCTTCTCAGCGCGTTGGACAGGTCAGGTGCAAGCCAAGTACAGCGAGACTTACAAGTTCTACACCACTGCTGATGATGGTGTACGACTGTGGGTCAATGGTCAGCAAATCATCAATCAGTTTGTCAATCAATCTGCCACAGAATCCAGTGGCTCAATCGCACTGGTTGCAGGTCAGAAGTACGATATTAAACTTGAGTACTACGAAAATACCAGCTATGCCGTTTCCAAACTGGCTTGGTCAAGTTCCTCTCAGACCAAGGAAATCATTCCTAAGTCCCAACTGTATTCACCAGTCCTTCAGTCCACTATCACCTTAGGATCATCTTCTACGACTGTGAACGAAGGCAGTGGTAGTGTTACCATAAATTTGCTGAGAACTGGTGATTTAAGCAGCACTTCTTCAATCAAGTATGCAACCATAGCTGGTACTGCCAAAGCAGGAATTGACTACGGAAGTGAAGGCACCGAAAGCGCTGGAACAGTTATTTTTGCAGCGGGACAAAGCAGCAGACAGATATCCATTCCGATCAATGACGATTCATTAGCAGAACCAGATGAAACTTTTAATTTTGTCATTGATCAGCCAGGGGGGGCAACACTAGGACTCCAAAGAACTATCGGAATTACGATTCAAGATAACGATCGCTCTAGCCTCGATTTCACTCAGCCAGTAGTTAATGAGGGTGCTGGTACTGCTACAGTGACAGTTACACGGGGTAACACCTTGGGGGCTGCTAGTCTGGACTACATAACTGTAGATGGGACTGCTAAAGTTGGATCTGACTACAAGGCTGTATCTGGAACCTTAGCCTTTGCAGCAGGACAAGCCAGTAAGAATATTCTTATCCCCATTATTAATGACACCGTTGGGGAGCAAAATGAAACGTTTACTTTGAAGTTCAGTAAGGCAGTTGGAGTGCAACTAAATACTCAACAGACACCTGTCACTATTATCGATAATGACCCTGGTAACTTTGCAGTAGATACGGTAGCTTCTGGTTTGACTCAACCCACAGCTTTTGACTGGACATCTGACGGTAAGCGCATGTTCATTGCCCAGAAAGATGGGGTAGTGCGAGTTTTGAACAATGGCACCTTATTATCAACACCATTTATTGATATTTCTGGACAAGTTAATGATACGCGCGATCGCGGTTTGTTAGGCATTGCCGTACATCCAGATTTTGGCAAAAATCCAAATGGCAACAACTATGTTTACCTGTTGTATACCTACGATCCACCAGAAACCAATCCAAAGAATTCTAAGAACAATCCCAATAGCACATTGGACGATCCCGATCAGAATGGGAATCGGACTGCACAGCTAATTCGGGTGACAGCTGATCCCAAGACTAATTACACTACTGCCATTGCTGGCAGCCAGGTTGTGCTGCTGGGTACTAATGCCACTTGGGATAATATCAGCCACCCAGATGGAAATAGTACAAATGTCTCACTTGGCTACGCACCATCAGGAATTATCAACAAAGATACTGGTAAGCGGTTTACCAGCTTGCAGGATTATCTGAATAATCTCGATAAAGTCGAAAATGTCCAGAATTTTATAGCCAACGATAGTGAATCTCACTCAGTTGGTTCTGTACACTTTGGTACTGATGGTTCTCTGTTTGTGAGCGTAGGAGATGGCACTTCCTACAATGGGATAGACCCCCGAGCAATCCGTGTCCAGGATGTCAATAGTCTGTCCGGCAAGATCCTGCACATTGATGCGATTACTGGTAAAGGCTTATCAAGTAATCCTTTCTACAACGGTGATCCCAATAGCAATCGTTCCAAAGTTTATGACTTAGGTTTGCGTAACCCCTTCCGTTTCACAATTGATAAGAAGACTAATACCCCTGTTATTGGTGATGTTGGCTACTATCTTTACGAAGAGGTCAATGTCGGAAAACCAGGAGCTAACTTTGGCTGGCCGTTCTATGAAGGTGGCCTTGATGCGAATAACAATATCGTCAGCCAGAAACAACCAAACTATGATGACCTAGATGCAGCGAAAGCCTTCTATAGTAGTGGCAAAACTGTTACAGCACCAGTTTACACCTACAAGCATACTAGTTCCAATTCGATTGTTTTGGGTGACTTTTACACAGGCAATACTTTCCCCTCAATCTATCAAGGTGCCTTATTCGTTGGTGATTTCAGTCAAGGAACTATCGATGCTTTGACATTCGATAGTAAGGGCAAATTTGTCTCAGTTAAGCGGTTTGCTTCCCTGACAGAAAAACAAGGAGTGGCTGTACAAATCACTACTGGACAGGATGGCAATCTGTATTACGCAGACATCGCCAACGGCAACATTGATCGCTTCCGACCTGTTTAG